TAGGTTGGATCCCAAACAACAAAAGAGCGATAGGTTAAGTTCCGGTAGGGAAAAAGTGGTTATCAATCAAGTCGATgtggagaatgaagaaactaACCTCGATCAAACTATCCAGTCATCCAAGAGGAACGTTTTCAAATTGACTATACAGGACAAGACGGGTGCAATATATTATGCGATGAACTCGACCAACTTGCCTTGGCTGGCAGTTTGTATGCTCGGTTCCAAATTAATCATCAATCGCGGTACAAATTTCGTAAGAGGAGTCTTCTTGCTTAATGAATCAAACTGCACCTTCTTAGGTGGAGTGAATCAACTATGGAATGAGAATCGAGAAGCTAAAGTGCAAGAATATTTGGAGGCCAAATTGCATAGAGAGAATGGATCTCCTAACTCCGGTCATAGAAAGAAACGAAGTAATATAATGACATAGGGATGTAATCAATCTTTACCACGACTTAGCCCAGTAAAATTTCCCATAATTCATCAGGCTGAATGTAATCGTGATGAACAATCGAAACGAGATAGTAATCTTGATGCATctgtttcaagaaactgttGCTAGGGCTATTTTTGGGGAAAAGTTTGGCCCATTCGAGCCATATATTGAATGCTTCGTCTCGCCaggctttgaaagaatcttcAGAGATTATGGTGGTCTGAATAACTTGACTATTGCAAAATACACCCCAAGTAACCACGTTCGAGCTTTCTGGAGCCAAGTTTGTATCAAAATTACCGTTTGAATCACCAACGTAATAACTTAGCTTCTCGCTACCATAATGATCGATTATGCCTTTCAGGCCTTGGTCCCATCTTTGCTTTGACACAAACATTTCGACAAAAGCCTTTTGATAAACAATGCCATTAGCTGGACCCCATCCGAAGATCTTATCTGTGCTTGAAGATCCGTTTGTTGCAGGTTGCGATGCCAAGGTCAGAAATCCTCTGtcgttcaattgaatcaattcttcttgaatcAAAGCACTTTCAGGAGATAAACCCAAGTCGCACCAAGGTAAAGCATCCACCGAATTCTCCaaatatttgatgaaaatgtTTTTTAAATCAATATTATTCCTCGGCGATCCCCAAATTTCAAGTGCTCTCTTGTTTCCAACTTTGATAGTTGGGCCATAACCATCGATCTCACCATACGCGGGCGACCTTGAGTCACCAAATCTACCATTTGGGAAATCATCCCATGTGGCATCTCTTCCTAAAGTCCCTGATCcttgagaaattgagatggcgatttttcttgaaggcATACCAACGCTTCTACGCCTGGGTTTACCTGCAACGACACGATTAGTTATGACCTCCGCAGAAACATTGCTCGAGtgccttcttctcttgcGGTCTGTTGTTTGATTTGTCTCACTAGCGTCATCATAAAGAGCAATATCACCCACCTGATCAGCCATGTTTTCTgcgtcttcttcttcagcttgaGTTAAGATGTACCTGAGGGTCGAAGACTCAGCAACTATCTGTGCGACAGCCTTTTCCAGATTTAAAGTATAGAAGTGGAAACACTTGATTCTTCCTTGTGTATCGTTGTAAATCCTGTCAACAATATCAGCAAGCAGTCGAACACATATGGACTTCACTGCATGATCATCGTGTTGGATCTCTTCGGGAAATTTATCCAATATGTACTTTGGAATGGACGCATGGGACAACTTTGCTGCTCTGTTAAATAGAAGGAATGAATTGACAGGCATCAAACCCGGAATCAAAGGAACCTCGGTCGAAATATGTTCAACGTacaatctttcaaaggccaagaatttatcaacatCATAAAAAAGCTGGGTTATGACAAAATCCGCCCCAGcatcaactttctctttcaaataaGGTAAATCCTTCAGAGGGTTCTGTTGGTTTGCTTCAGCCTCACCTTCGCAATGACCTTCTGGATATGCAGCAACTCCAATACAGAAGTAGGAGCCATATTGACTTTTAATGTATTTCACTAGATCGACGGCGTGTTGAAATTCCGCTGGCTGCGTATTATTTTGATTCCAAGATTCACCTACAGGTGGATCTCCCCTCAACGCCAAAATATTTCGAATTCCCGCTTGCTGGCATTTGTGAAGGGCTTTATCAATGATTGTCCTATCCATGTTAGTGCAGGTCAAGTGCATACAGACCGGCAAATTTAGGTTT
This DNA window, taken from Torulaspora delbrueckii CBS 1146 chromosome 2, complete genome, encodes the following:
- the RMI1 gene encoding Rmi1p (similar to Saccharomyces cerevisiae RMI1 (YPL024W); ancestral locus Anc_8.475), whose protein sequence is MSLIISQDITQPINVSTLERTAASSRDSAVTSAYRNDPWLRGSAAIDQKFCQVDRDLLFQILMIENISKSKLSQIDDIKTRLDPKQQKSDRLSSGREKVVINQVDVENEETNLDQTIQSSKRNVFKLTIQDKTGAIYYAMNSTNLPWLAVCMLGSKLIINRGTNFVRGVFLLNESNCTFLGGVNQLWNENREAKVQEYLEAKLHRENGSPNSGHRKKRSNIMT
- the MET12 gene encoding methylenetetrahydrofolate reductase (NAD(P)H) MET12 (similar to Saccharomyces cerevisiae MET12 (YPL023C); ancestral locus Anc_8.474), whose translation is MSIKELYNEKSRPSLSLEFFPPKMEAGKRNLLERMERMSALDPLFITVTWGAGGSTAEKTLELAALAQRNLNLPVCMHLTCTNMDRTIIDKALHKCQQAGIRNILALRGDPPVGESWNQNNTQPAEFQHAVDLVKYIKSQYGSYFCIGVAAYPEGHCEGEAEANQQNPLKDLPYLKEKVDAGADFVITQLFYDVDKFLAFERLYVEHISTEVPLIPGLMPVNSFLLFNRAAKLSHASIPKYILDKFPEEIQHDDHAVKSICVRLLADIVDRIYNDTQGRIKCFHFYTLNLEKAVAQIVAESSTLRYILTQAEEEDAENMADQVGDIALYDDASETNQTTDRKRRRHSSNVSAEVITNRVVAGKPRRRSVGMPSRKIAISISQGSGTLGRDATWDDFPNGRFGDSRSPAYGEIDGYGPTIKVGNKRALEIWGSPRNNIDLKNIFIKYLENSVDALPWCDLGLSPESALIQEELIQLNDRGFLTLASQPATNGSSSTDKIFGWGPANGIVYQKAFVEMFVSKQRWDQGLKGIIDHYGSEKLSYYVGDSNGNFDTNLAPESSNVVTWGVFCNSQVIQTTIISEDSFKAWRDEAFNIWLEWAKLFPKNSPSNSFLKQMHQDYYLVSIVHHDYIQPDELWEILLG